The Esox lucius isolate fEsoLuc1 chromosome 20, fEsoLuc1.pri, whole genome shotgun sequence region CAAAACCACACTTTGTGTCTTTAGTCGTTTTTGAAGGGAGAATCCCTTACgtagaacaaaataaataaaaaaatacttagACTTTTTATTCTGGCAAGAGGATGATGCCAGTAGGGATTATACTGTTAAATTGACCAAAATATTTCACCTTAATACATCGCCAAAGTGTGACACCATAGGTAATAATTTGtatcataaatgttttaaatgcagcAATTTTCATATATGGTTCAGATATAGGGTCTTGGGTCTTGGATAGTTTGAAGTCTCCTCTTTTGGGTTGAGGGGCTTGTAGGGCTGTGGTATAAAGGCTACATGTTGTGTAGTGCACACATTGTTTAATGCTGATTCCTACAACTACCTATATACAAACTGTTTAATTCATGGTTGAGAAAAACTGGTAACAATCTGTAACAAAGTAATATTGTATATAATGTGCTGTGCTTTGATACCAGGACAAACCTTACGGTTTAGACAGGGCAGGAAGCTGGCTGAGTCTTACCCATCTACATTAAAGCTGTGCTAATTCAGTCTTAACAGAtatagggggaaaaaaaactatatctGTACAATGTAAAGATGTTACAAGTCAGGAATGTTTTGGAGTTGTTTTgatcttgtttttgttttgtattgaaccacttaaaaaaaacaggaaaaaaaatacatttctaaaacttTTGAATTGCATTTCAGTATTGTTTGTGACATGCAATTGTTACAATTACTGACACTCTTTTTTCTGTTAGCTAGATACACTTACAGGGATCTTGCCGTTTGTTCATTATTGCATGaaggaaaaaaactgtttctcCGGTGATACAGGTTATGTAGTCATTTGTATTGACAATTATGTTATAGGCACTGTTTGCCTGTTTCCCTTCTTTTTCTAACAGAGAACAAATAAGTCCATTGTATGACTTAACTGTCATGTAGGTTTTTCCTAATTCTTTTTCATTCTAAAGTATATGAACCCCTTGTAGTATTTTGTAAGTAACCCAATAGTATACCTTATATTTTCTACCAGTGTCAAGGGCTTCCTTGTGAATTTATTTCAGGAGATACTCACGAGTAATCATGAATATTATGAATCAATCATCAACGTACTATTGTAAATTTGACCTTCAATGGGACACGGTTCAGCCTAAGTTCATAAACCACCATGTCTGGACTGACactttgttttgtaaattaagTGATTTCAGAAATTGTAGATGCAGGAATATGATTTTGATGTGAAGTGAATGACAACGTGTCTCTTCATACAGTGCTTCCTGTGTTTGaagtaccaaaaaaaaaaatatatagtaatCAAAATGGCTTCTTATCAATCACCAGGAGGACACCAATCCAGCATCCTGTCAAACTGGAAACCCCTCTGACATTTCTCTCTCAACCAGCTTGTCCACagtttttatgaaaataaaagttacaaaaattCACTGAATCAtgtaaagcatttatttcccATTCCAATAGCCATAACATCCATATCacaatacataaatacacatgaaGTTTATAAATACAAGGTTTATTAATGTTTACAGAACCAAGATTCGTACAAACATATCACATTGTCAGCTATCATGTAAATCTCTGTATGGAAAAGTAAACAAGGAACATTATAAAACTATGAGGCAACAAGTCTCAAACCtatttacagtaaaaatatCATTCTAATCCCATTATTGATGGACATCCATCCTCTTCCTCAAGACCTCTTCACCAAAAATCATCAACATCCTCATGTGAGAAAGCAATGCTGGGGACAAACAAGAGGTTGTTATTAGAAGCAATCTAGGGATGTCATGACAATATATCCTGGTGAATTACAAGATTGTCTTGTAAAGAGAGGACACCCTAATGCCAGTCTCTCTGTGGCGTTTTAAATACCCCTGTTCCGTTTCCGTTTCAAGTGTTTAGGATTACCTGTCATCTTTCTCAGACAGACTCAGGCCGTAGGGGCTCCTGTGTTCTGGCTCGTCTCCTCCAGCAGGgctctgaaaaacaaaacatttcaaacactcAAAAGCAAATGCCTGCAGATTTGTTTGCCACCACAATGGGTCTTCACACCTCAGAGAacagaagtgtgtgtatgtgtgtgtgtcacacctGTGCTTGCTGTCTTTGCTCCATCACCATCTTCATGTACTTCTGGAGGGGGTCGGAGGGTGGAGCGTTCTCCTCTGCGGCCCGCTCcatttcctccctcccctcatCCCCCTCGTTAAGACGAGGCCTTTCTCCCCGTAACTAAAAAACAGATGAGGGAACCAGTCAACGATCCCATCATTTCAGATGGAGTCATTGTTCACGCCCCTCCACGCTTACTGGTCCTTTGAAAAATCAGATCAGACCTTTTAACATCCGACCTTATTAAGAGCTGATCAAATTTGTTGAAAGACCAAATGGTGAAAAACGAGCTAGAATTGGGCCACCCGTGTGAACACGGCCAATGTGACAAAATGAATAAAGCAGTTGAGGTGACCCCAGTCTGTACAACAGACGAGAAGACGGACCACACCTTTTCCTGTTCCAATCTCTCCAGTTCCCTCAACTCCCTCTCCTGGGCTTCCTCTCTTTCGTGCTGTcgtttttcttctctctctctcctctctcgttCCCATCTCTGCTGCTCCTCCTGCTGTCTGCCACTTTCATCTAGAATTTGCTGGAATTCTAAATATAAAAGTAGGTTTTCCATGAGATGGAAAAATGAACAGAATTGGTAGTCAGGGGTTTGTAATGTAGTACACTAGGAAGACTGTGGCCATTGTATTATGGGAGTAGTGAGGAACTGATCAGCTGAGAAGGTGGTTGTGCTCTATTAAGGACCTCCCCTAACTCACCACCGCGGGTCTGTGTTCCTGTGAGGTCCCAAGGGGCCCGAGATGGGGGGGCAGTTAGGGGCCCATTAGGAGCCTCCTCCTCAGCACACACTGTGTCCAGGAGCAGCTCTGGAATGTGGCTGGGctctgaagagagagagagggagagagaaagagagaaagaaaagaaaaagtgtGAGAGAGCAAtaaagagagaaacagtgtgtgaaagacacacacacacacacacacacacacacacacacacacacacacacacacacacacacacacacacacacacacacagagaggccCTTTATGCTTGTGCCACAAAGCAGTGAAGCCAGGAGGATGAGCACAGAATACCCAATCAGCCGCCCCTCATCCTCACCACTGTGAAAGGCTGTTCAATCACACATTCATTAAAACTGCCATTTAAAAACAGCCATGAGTAATCTAGTAGTACTCGTGTTTAAAAAGTTTTAGTCATTCAGAAGAATGCACAGCGACTTCCAGTAGGGTTAGGGGCAGCGGTGGGAAACCTTGTTCCTGAAGTGTTGCAGGGTTCTGTCAAACTATGTACCACCCAAGACCAACTGAGCTGGTTGATCAACCTGAAGGGTGAAATCACGATCAGGACTGCAGGACCACAGCAGCCTAACACTAAAGAAGGGCCCATTTCAAGGACACACAGATTTTCCAGCTGGAGTCAAACCAGATTTTGCACCAAACCGAACCACCATTAGCCGTCGGGTTTACGACTTAGACCCCTCAAACGCAACTCCTTGAAGCCAGTTCAGAGAGCAGAAGAACCTTCGAGTGGAATGACATATCCAAACACCATACGGGAGAGGTTTGTTCTTCCCTGTCATTTATTCCCAAGGACAtctacagtgaggagaacaaggatttgatacactgccaattttgcaggtgttcccacttacaaaacatgtagaggtcaaattttttatcataggtactcttcaactgtgagtgacggaatctaaaaaaatcacattgtacgatttttaagtaattattttgcattttattgcatgataaagtatttgatacatcagaaaagcagaacttaatatttggtacagaaacctttgtttgcaattacagagatcatacgtttcctgtagttcttgaccaggtttgcacacactgcagcaaggattttggcccactcctcaatacagaccttctcccgatccttcaggtttcggggctgtcgctgggcaatacggactttcagctccctccgaagatgttctattgggttcaggtctggagactggctaggccactccaggaccttgagatgcctcttatggagccactccttagttgacctggctgtatgtttcgggtcgttgtcatgctggaagacccagacacgacccatcttcaatgctcttactgagggaaggaggttgttggccaagatctcgcgatacatggccccatccatcctcccctcaatacggtgcagtcgtcctgtcccctttgcagaaaagcatccccaaagaatgatgtttccacctccatgcttcacggttgggatggtgttcttggggttgtactcatccttctttctccaaacacggcgagtggagtttagaccaaaaagctctatttttgtctcatcagaccacatgaccttctcccattcctcctctggatcatccagatggtcattggcaaacttcagacgggcctggacatgggctgacttgagcagggggaccttaggtgtgctgcaggattttaatccatgacggcgtagtgttttactaatggttttctttgagactgtggccccagctctcttcaggtcattgaacaggtcctgtcacgtagttttgggctgatctctcaccttcctcatgatcattgatgccccacgaggtgagatcttgcatggagccccagaccgagggagattgactgtcatcttgaacttcttacattttctaataattgtgccaacagttgttgccttctcaccaagctgcttgcctattgtcctgtagcccatcccagccttgtgcaggtctacaattgtatccctgttgtccttacacagctctctggtcttggccattgtggagaggttggagtcggtttgattgagtgtgtggacaggtgtcttttatacaggtaacaagttcaaacaggtgcagtaaatacaggtaatgagtggagaacaggagggcttcttaaagaaaaactaacaggtctgtgagagatggaattcttactggttggtaggtgatcaaatacttatgtcatgtgaTAAAATGCAacttcattacttaaaaatcatacaatgtgacaacctctacatgctttgtaagtgggaaaacctgctaaatcggcagtgtatcaaatacttgttctccccactgtatagttaCAAGGCTTTACAGTCAGTTACCCGTCGGCATTACACAGTCAGTTACCCAGCATTACAGTCAGTTACCCAGCATTACAGTCAGTTACCCAGCATTACAGTCAGTTACCCAGCATTACAGTCAGTTACCCAGCATTACAGTCAGTTATCCAGCATTACAGTGGAGAAATGCACAGAAGCAGTGTGTTCAGGAAGCAAAGCATGCTGGGGGAACAGATCTCTGCCTAGTGTCCTACAGAGAAGGCTTCCGATGTCTCCGAGTTCACCAATCCTCAGCAGATATCAAGTCACTAGCACGGAGACCCAGGATTTAGGTATAACTGTTCACTGGATATGGTCAAGAGATCTTGGGTCGTAAAACGGAACAATTTAAATCATATTTCAGCTTGCTGATGAGACTATTTCATTGCCAATTAGAATGGCCAACTTTGGATCCATTAGGACAATCGAACATATATAGTAGTACATTGGTAATACAAAGTACAGCACTAAATGGTTTTGACTTAAAAGTAATTTACAAATCAGAATCATGCGTGATTTTGGCCTGAATTTCAAGTCCAGATTAAAcctaaacagaacagaacacgcCCCAGGCGGAACCTCACAGAAATACACTCGGCTCAACCACCAGGTATGGACCCTTCTGGGATGAGAGTACCTGACAAAGGCTCTGTGAGATCTGCAACGCTTATCCTCTCCGGCTGAGGAGACGACTCGGAACTGGAGAAGATACTCTGCGGTACCTGTGGCGGGctgcaaacaaataaacagtaCATATAGTATTCACTGTCCAACTTGCGTGGATAACATATCGTTAAAATGTCACCTGGTGGTAAATGCCGGGGCTACCTTGTTTTGTCTGCTCTctgtgtcttgttttgtctgttctctgtgtcttgttttgtctgtacactgttatttctatttgtttttataattgaacctatactgtgtgtgtaaacGTGTGTGCAGGGCCCAGCTGAGACCTTGGTCTAAGGTCTGTGTTCCTGCTTGAAATAAAGGGTAAGTAATACCTGCACTGGTCTCGCGCAGTGCTCTGGAGCTGAGGGCTATGGTGTGGGGAGAGTTCAGATATAAAGTCTCCCGACAACGGCACCTCttggtggggggtggggaggggggagtgCTGCCTCTCAGGAAATACCAGTGACGATACCTCAGCCTCTgagaacaggaggaggagcaatagttgagacaaacagaaaattGAGTTCCTTCACTGTCACATAGTCCCACAAGGAACACTGAAAAAGGGAAGGTTGGAGATGACTAAGATTAAATAATGTTGTGAAGGGGATATTTCATAATTAGTGCATTCCAAAAGGAGCAGGGACAGTGAATTAATTCCAGAAGACATTTAAAGGTTTGGCATTCAGTGTGTTGTCAGGGAAACGACCGGCTAAAACAGTGGAGACTCCTACCTTCCACAGGCTCTGGGTGACTcctagagagggagaggggggtggaTGACAGGCGTCTGGGGGGAGGGGAGCTGCCCTCCTGCGGGCTCTGGTCTCCTGAGAACTGGGCCTCACTGACATCCAGGGTGTGAAAGTCCCTCCCATTGCCTGAACCAGGGTACTGATGCTGGACCTGTTCTTCAGCAAAGGTCACTCTGGCCTGTGGAGAGATAGGGATTCTGGTTGCAGGCTGGGGAGAGGTGAGGGCTCTGGTTGTGGCCTGGGGGGAAGTGGGTCTTCTGGTTCCGGCCTGGGGGTAGGTGGGGCTACTGGTTCCGGCCAGGGCGTTGTTGGGGCTACGGGTTCCGGCCTGGGGGTAGGTGGGGCTACGGGTTCCGGCCTGGGGGTAGGTGGGGCTACGGGTTCCGGCCTGGGGGTAGGTGGGGCTACGGGTTCCGGCCTGGGGGTAGGTGGGGCTACGGGTTCCGGCCTGGGGGTAGGTGGGGCTACGGGTTCCGGCCTGGGGGTAGGTGGGGCTACGGGTTCCGGCCTGGGGGTAGGTGGGGCTACGGGTTCCGGCCTGGGTGTAGGTGGGGCTTCTGCTACtctgggtgggggggtgtcGTTCGGGGGAGAGGGGTCTCCGAGAGACCCAGGGACGCTGGGGCGAGTGGGACCGAGGGCGCTGGCTGGCCTGTGGTCTTTGGGGGGAGTGAGAGCGCTGCTGATTGACGGGTTGCCTCAGAGGTGACTTAGTGCAGAGCGGTCCTGGTTCTCGCTGGGGGGGCAGCATGTGATGCACGGTGGCGTGCAGCGCCCTCCGCTGGTAGGCCCTGTAAGCTACTTCCAGGGTCTCGGCCTCCTCCTCCAGATCCCTGATCCGGGCCTTGGCATTGGCCAGCAGCTCAGTGTCAGAGTCAGGGGAGCTGCTCCGCCCCCACCGGGGACTCCGCCCTCGAGAGGGCACCACTCCCGCTTCACGCGCGTCATCATGACCCACCAGGCCGGCCCTCAGCACACCTCTGTCCACATAGATGTCAGGGGGCTGTAGTTTATGGGGACTGAAGTCCAGCACCGAGCGGTCCACTAGGGAGGGCTTCGGGTTCCGTAACACCTCGTTCTCCAGAGCTGCACCACGAGGTCATGCGGATCACACAGAACCAGGACGTGGAAGAAGGGAAAAGAACGGGAAAAGAGCCACCATTAAGGATTTTAAGATCTTGTAAAGTTATTTCAGAGAAATGGAAGAGTACACCTCATCCTAACTCATCTGAGAACAGCGTGAAAGACGTTTGCCTAAAGCCTACCGGAGCACTTGCTTTCACTTGTTCAACATTCAAAGATCAGAGCGGATGAACGAAGGCTAAGGAATGCAACTTCTGAGTCACAGACCATCACGGACTAGTTACACCAGATCAGTGTCATGGAACGTACATAGCTGTGCGGTGTAAATGCATAACAGAGACTGAAAACCCCAAGCCCACCAGAACACTGTACCTAGTTGTGTCTGTCTGAGCTGCATCTTGATGTCCTCCACTTGGCTGGCCATCCACTGAGCCCTCTCCTCACAATCTAGGAGCTGGGTCTTATACTGGGCACAGCGCTCCAACTagtggacacaaacacacgcacgcacacagaaacacaagcaGAAACGCACGCAATGGGTTAATACAGAAAAGGAAGACAGCCAACGAGGGGTTAGAACCAGGGGAGAACCCAGTTCAGCTGGAAGATGATCTGCAGGCTCCTAATTGGAGCAGAAACCAGACACATTGGAAGGCCTGACCGGAGCTTAAACCACGACCATGAACTAATAAACAGAAGGCCAGAGGCGCACTAACGAGAAGGTTTCCCACACCGAGGAGCCCGGGGTTACTGACCTCGCTCTGTAGCTGGGCCTGCAGCACCTGTCTGTGGCTGTCAAACTCCTCCTCCAACAGCCTCTTGGCGCTCTCCATCCTCCTCAGCTCTGCCTGCAGCGCCAGCTGCTCCACCGACGGCCTGCTCAGATCTACGGGGGACACCGCCGCACGTGAGAGTCACCGCATCCAGGCTCACACACGAGAGCACGCGGCGTATATCAAATGACCAGCGTTTAACTACTGACAGCGGGGCTATACGAGAACTGTGGCGATGGGCAACCAACGTCAAGGGAGGTTTTTGTGCCTGGACATATTTTCCAGTTCATCTCAGCCAGCTACAAGACACCGGTTTGGCTGAAATTGTGCTGGTGGTTAGAGGTTGGCAGCATAGAGTGCGCGGTTCGAGCCTAAGTTTGTGATtagtgaaggagagagatggagaggtgaagagagagacagcaagaggtagagggagggaaAGCGGTAGACAGAGTAGTGGagtgtacatgtgtatgtaagaGGAAGAGAAAGCGAGGGGTGAGGCAGGGAGGGGAGGCCGACCCATGAGCCTGTGTCCCATCCCCTGAGAAGAAGAGCATTGTGAAGCTTAAAGAGGGCAAAGTATTGGCCCTctgcctgcccccccccaccccacacatacacacactttctccAAGCATCCTttgaggaaacacacacacacagctgaggGGTCCCGCATTGACAGTCAGCTAGGGTACGTATCCCAACACGCCGCCACAGCGCCAATACCAGTTGGACAGACGAGACCGAATACCTCTGTGTTTTCAATGGACTCCACACAGTCAAACCACAAGCTAGACTGTGAATGCCTCAACAGCACTTATTGTCTCCTCTCTGGGTTTGGAACATAATTGCTTGCAATTTTCTTCTTTATTGGTATATTTTTCAACTTACTGATTTTCACCAGAAAATGGACAGCATCTGGGAACTGAACCTGGAAACTGCCTTCAGAGTGTAGTACCAAGGCGTCCCTACGTCCTGGGTTCTGATTGTCTCAGCAGTACCAAGGCGTCCCTACATCCTGGGTTCTGAGTGTCTCAGCAGTAC contains the following coding sequences:
- the ofd1 gene encoding oral-facial-digital syndrome 1 protein homolog → MSVAKEEALSPDELRKRLYQTFKNRGVLDTLKTQLRNQLIQELKHPVVSGERVPRLVPVKSDSVLVTASNSLVADHLRNSGYEYTLSVFYPECGLGKDKIFSAKDLLQLMKISPQSPLYTSLTSFTQKDNKGFLMSLLIQLTDHHLHGKQCDADTQTVTVPAFKDSLVDKMKTIDEEYEALRYKGDQWVSYESKLAAYRKEIEAQVQAEMNAQLQHFKDLEIAKVKMVEKEKSHKEMLKLRQDLERTYEMKSESLITREKNAIDRLQKQQEIEEKDIYMQRQAVLKEIESVRNREAELRLRMEAFERTCKIQEDKTKTMEDLLRRRELAVRTMEDTYDQKLKNELSRYQLELKEEYIKRTEKLTEYENRNKVESVRIERDSAEVSAKLEEHNRACAELRRLQLELDTFQSQSSLLTQQNELLRERLEATKDYPTLRRERGELQTQVRLLNKQLEEAQEENQRLQTDLSRPSVEQLALQAELRRMESAKRLLEEEFDSHRQVLQAQLQSELERCAQYKTQLLDCEERAQWMASQVEDIKMQLRQTQLALENEVLRNPKPSLVDRSVLDFSPHKLQPPDIYVDRGVLRAGLVGHDDAREAGVVPSRGRSPRWGRSSSPDSDTELLANAKARIRDLEEEAETLEVAYRAYQRRALHATVHHMLPPQREPGPLCTKSPLRQPVNQQRSHSPQRPQASQRPRSHSPQRPWVSRRPLSPERHPPTQSSRSPTYTQAGTRSPTYPQAGTRSPTYPQAGTRSPTYPQAGTRSPTYPQAGTRSPTYPQAGTRSPTYPQAGTRSPTYPQAGTRSPNNALAGTSSPTYPQAGTRRPTSPQATTRALTSPQPATRIPISPQARVTFAEEQVQHQYPGSGNGRDFHTLDVSEAQFSGDQSPQEGSSPPPRRLSSTPLSLSRSHPEPVEEAEVSSLVFPERQHSPLPTPHQEVPLSGDFISELSPHHSPQLQSTARDQCSPPQVPQSIFSSSESSPQPERISVADLTEPLSEPSHIPELLLDTVCAEEEAPNGPLTAPPSRAPWDLTGTQTRGEFQQILDESGRQQEEQQRWERERREREEKRQHEREEAQERELRELERLEQEKLRGERPRLNEGDEGREEMERAAEENAPPSDPLQKYMKMVMEQRQQAQSPAGGDEPEHRSPYGLSLSEKDDSIAFSHEDVDDFW